A window of Lacibacter sediminis contains these coding sequences:
- a CDS encoding ABC transporter permease, translating to MRTLRFLLQKEFRQIFRDPAILRIIFIMPVIQLMILPWAADYEIKNVKLSVTDLDHSSYSRQLISKIIASGYFQLTHYSGSFEESFEEIEKDNADIVLEIPASFEKQLVKESEAKLFIASNAINGVKGSLGNAYLRSILQDFNREVRLEWIQMPRPSTQTQIEVTSSNWFNPLMNYKFFMVPGILVLLLTMVGANLTAINIVKEKEIGTIEQMNVTPVKKVHFILGKLIPFWILGMIVLTLGLLISRLLYGIIPLGGFFTIYVFAAIYLLAVLGLGLLISTYSSTQQQAMLISFFLMMIFVLLGGLYTSIDSMPEWAQWITRFNPVSYFIDVMRMVVLKGSGLSDIKNHLLIMTGFAVVLNSWAIFNYRKRN from the coding sequence TGAGGACACTTCGGTTTTTATTACAAAAGGAGTTCAGGCAGATCTTTCGGGATCCTGCTATCCTGCGTATAATTTTTATCATGCCGGTTATTCAATTGATGATTCTTCCATGGGCAGCAGATTACGAGATCAAGAATGTTAAATTATCGGTTACAGATCTTGATCATTCATCATATTCCCGTCAACTCATTTCAAAGATTATCGCATCTGGTTATTTTCAACTCACCCATTATTCGGGTTCGTTTGAAGAATCATTTGAAGAAATAGAAAAAGACAATGCTGACATTGTCTTAGAAATACCGGCTTCATTTGAAAAACAACTGGTGAAGGAAAGTGAAGCAAAACTGTTTATTGCAAGTAATGCCATCAATGGAGTGAAGGGGAGTCTCGGCAATGCATACCTACGCAGCATTCTGCAGGACTTCAATCGTGAAGTTCGATTGGAATGGATACAGATGCCAAGGCCTAGTACGCAAACACAAATAGAAGTCACTTCATCGAATTGGTTCAATCCATTGATGAACTACAAATTCTTTATGGTGCCTGGTATATTGGTCTTGCTCTTAACCATGGTAGGAGCAAACCTTACCGCAATCAATATTGTAAAAGAAAAAGAAATCGGTACCATTGAACAGATGAATGTAACACCGGTTAAAAAGGTTCATTTCATTTTAGGAAAACTGATTCCATTTTGGATATTGGGGATGATCGTATTGACGCTGGGCTTATTGATCTCCCGTTTATTATATGGCATTATTCCGCTCGGTGGATTCTTTACCATTTATGTTTTTGCCGCCATTTATTTATTAGCTGTACTTGGACTTGGTTTATTGATCTCAACTTATTCATCAACTCAGCAACAGGCCATGCTTATTTCTTTTTTCCTGATGATGATCTTTGTTTTGTTAGGAGGTCTTTATACTTCTATCGACAGTATGCCTGAGTGGGCGCAATGGATCACCAGGTTCAACCCGGTATCTTATTTTATTGATGTAATGCGGATGGTTGTATTAAAAGGAAGCGGATTGTCTGATATAAAAAATCATTTACTTATCATGACGGGTTTTGCTGTTGTTTTAAATAGTTGGGCAATTTTCAACTATCGTAAACGTAACTGA